One Streptomyces sp. NBC_01237 genomic region harbors:
- a CDS encoding chaplin has protein sequence MKNLKKAAAVTMVAGGLIAAGAGAASATGHSGADAHGTAAHSPGVASGNVAQVPVHIPVNVVGNTVDVIGLLNPAFGNFGLNH, from the coding sequence GTGAAGAACCTGAAGAAGGCCGCCGCCGTCACCATGGTCGCCGGTGGACTCATCGCCGCCGGTGCCGGTGCCGCCTCGGCCACCGGACACAGCGGCGCGGACGCCCACGGCACCGCCGCCCACTCCCCGGGCGTCGCCAGTGGCAACGTCGCCCAGGTCCCGGTGCACATCCCGGTGAACGTGGTCGGCAACACCGTCGACGTGATCGGCCTGCTCAACCCGGCCTTCGGCAACTTCGGCCTGAACCACTGA
- a CDS encoding sulfite exporter TauE/SafE family protein: MALSIWEILAIFAAGVGAGTINTIVGSGTLITFPVLLATGLPPVTATVSNALGLIPGSISGAIGYRKELAGQRRRVLKLSIGAVIGGLTGATLLLALPSTAFETIVPILVALALVLVILQPRISKAVQSRRERTGTPARADGGPLLFTGLMLASVYGGYFTAAQGIIYLSLMGMLLDDTMQRLNAVKNVLAAVVNSIAALFFLFVADFDWTAVLLIAVGSAIGGQIGAKVGRRLSPTVLRCLIVVVGTTAIVQLLLR, translated from the coding sequence ATGGCCTTGTCCATCTGGGAAATACTCGCGATCTTCGCAGCCGGTGTCGGCGCGGGCACGATCAACACGATCGTCGGCTCGGGCACATTGATCACCTTCCCCGTACTGCTCGCCACCGGCCTGCCGCCGGTCACCGCCACCGTCTCCAACGCCCTCGGCCTGATCCCCGGTTCCATCAGCGGAGCCATCGGCTACCGCAAGGAACTCGCCGGACAGCGCCGCCGCGTCCTCAAGCTGAGCATCGGCGCCGTGATCGGCGGCCTCACCGGGGCGACCCTCCTGCTGGCCCTGCCCTCCACGGCGTTCGAGACGATCGTGCCGATCCTGGTGGCGCTGGCCCTCGTCCTCGTCATCCTGCAGCCCCGCATCAGCAAAGCGGTCCAGAGCCGACGCGAGCGCACCGGCACACCCGCCCGTGCCGACGGCGGCCCGCTCCTGTTCACCGGCCTGATGCTCGCCAGCGTGTACGGCGGCTACTTCACCGCCGCCCAGGGGATCATCTACCTCTCCCTGATGGGGATGCTGCTCGACGACACCATGCAGCGGCTCAACGCGGTCAAGAACGTCCTGGCCGCCGTCGTCAACAGCATCGCCGCACTGTTCTTCCTCTTCGTCGCGGACTTCGACTGGACGGCCGTCCTGCTGATCGCGGTCGGCTCGGCGATCGGCGGGCAGATAGGGGCCAAGGTCGGCCGCCGCCTCAGCCCCACCGTGCTGCGCTGCCTGATCGTCGTGGTCGGCACCACCGCCATCGTCCAGCTGCTGCTCCGCTGA
- a CDS encoding NfeD family protein — MDIDAWVWWLIGAVGLGIPLVLTAMPEFGMFAVGAVAAAVVAALGGGIVAQVLVFVVVSVALIAVVRPIAARHRAGQSQYATGIDALKGRQAVVLERVDAAGGRIKLGGEIWSARTLDSDQSFEPGQQVDVVDIDGATAVVM; from the coding sequence GTGGACATCGACGCGTGGGTGTGGTGGCTGATCGGCGCGGTGGGACTGGGCATCCCGCTCGTCCTGACCGCGATGCCCGAATTCGGGATGTTCGCCGTCGGAGCGGTGGCCGCCGCGGTCGTAGCGGCCCTCGGCGGTGGCATCGTCGCCCAAGTACTGGTCTTCGTCGTGGTCTCGGTGGCGCTCATCGCCGTCGTGCGCCCGATCGCCGCCAGACATCGCGCGGGCCAGAGCCAGTACGCCACCGGCATCGACGCGCTGAAAGGCCGTCAGGCCGTCGTGCTGGAACGGGTCGACGCCGCCGGCGGCCGTATCAAGCTCGGGGGGGAGATCTGGTCGGCCCGCACCCTGGACAGCGACCAGAGCTTCGAACCCGGCCAGCAGGTCGATGTCGTGGACATCGACGGAGCAACGGCCGTGGTGATGTGA
- a CDS encoding SPFH domain-containing protein, which yields MQPIIIVLIILVVLVFIALIKTIQVIPQASAAIVERFGRYTRTLNAGLNIVVPFIDSIRNRIDLREQVVPFPPQPVITQDNLVVNIDTVIYYQVTDARAATYEVASYIQAIEQLTVTTLRNIIGGMDLERTLTSREEINAALRGVLDEATGKWGIRVNRVELKAIEPPTSIQDSMEKQMRADRDKRAAILTAEGIRQSQILTAEGEKQSAILRAEGESKAAALRAEGEAQAIRTVFESIHAGDPDQKLLSYQYLQMLPKIAEGDANKLWIVPSEIGDALKGLSGAFGNLGGGVPGFDTTKQRREEPPVD from the coding sequence ATGCAACCGATCATCATCGTCCTGATCATTCTGGTGGTGCTCGTCTTCATCGCCCTGATCAAGACGATCCAGGTCATCCCGCAGGCCAGCGCGGCCATCGTGGAGCGGTTCGGCCGCTACACCCGCACCCTGAACGCGGGCCTGAACATCGTCGTCCCGTTCATCGACTCCATCCGGAACCGCATCGACCTGCGTGAACAGGTCGTGCCCTTCCCGCCGCAGCCGGTGATCACCCAGGACAACCTGGTCGTCAACATCGACACCGTCATCTACTACCAGGTGACCGACGCCCGAGCGGCGACCTACGAAGTCGCGAGCTACATCCAGGCGATCGAGCAGCTCACCGTCACCACCCTGCGCAACATCATCGGTGGCATGGACCTGGAGCGGACCCTGACCTCCCGCGAGGAGATCAACGCGGCCCTGCGAGGAGTCCTCGACGAGGCCACCGGCAAGTGGGGCATCCGCGTCAACCGCGTCGAGCTCAAGGCGATCGAGCCGCCCACCTCCATCCAGGACTCGATGGAGAAGCAGATGCGCGCCGACCGGGACAAGCGCGCCGCGATCCTCACGGCCGAAGGCATCAGGCAGTCCCAGATCCTCACCGCGGAGGGCGAGAAGCAGTCCGCGATCCTGCGCGCCGAGGGTGAGTCGAAGGCAGCCGCGCTGCGTGCCGAGGGTGAGGCACAGGCCATCCGTACGGTCTTCGAGTCCATCCACGCCGGAGACCCGGACCAGAAGCTCCTCTCGTACCAGTACCTCCAGATGCTCCCGAAGATCGCCGAGGGCGACGCCAACAAGCTCTGGATCGTGCCCAGCGAGATCGGCGACGCACTCAAGGGCCTCAGCGGAGCCTTCGGCAACCTCGGCGGCGGAGTCCCCGGCTTCGACACCACCAAGCAGCGCCGCGAGGAGCCCCCGGTCGACTGA
- a CDS encoding GAF domain-containing sensor histidine kinase, which translates to MSHRPPSALAAVSAALLAMSRHLEMRDVLKTIVTSARELLDAEYAALGVPDDHGGFAQFVVDGISDEQWKAIGPLPRQHGILAAMLQEAKPERLADVREDPRFGGWPDAHPDMSDFLGLPIRDGDEIIGALYLANKKCPKPEGSCGFTDEDEELLSILAQHAAIALTNARLYERSRELTIAEERSRLAHELHDAVSQKLFSLRLTAQAAAALVDRDPARAKGELQQVAALAAEAVDELRAAVVELRPAALDEDGLVATLRTQIQVLDRAHSAAVTFESAGVRALPAAHEEALLRVSQEALHNALRHSGAGRVTVTLARHGPDTLLRITDDGSGFDVTAVRRAGRHLGLVSMRHRAGSVGGKLTVESEPGKGTTIEMEVPGG; encoded by the coding sequence ATGAGTCACCGCCCACCGTCCGCCCTCGCCGCGGTGAGTGCCGCGCTGCTCGCCATGAGCCGGCATCTCGAAATGCGTGACGTCCTCAAGACGATCGTCACCTCCGCCCGTGAGCTGCTCGACGCCGAGTACGCGGCCCTGGGCGTCCCCGACGACCACGGCGGCTTCGCCCAGTTCGTCGTGGACGGAATCTCCGATGAGCAGTGGAAGGCCATCGGCCCGCTGCCCCGGCAGCACGGCATCCTCGCCGCGATGCTCCAGGAGGCGAAGCCGGAGCGGCTCGCCGATGTCCGTGAGGACCCCCGGTTCGGCGGCTGGCCCGACGCCCACCCCGACATGTCCGACTTCCTCGGCCTGCCCATCCGGGACGGCGACGAGATCATCGGCGCGCTCTACCTCGCCAACAAGAAGTGCCCCAAGCCCGAGGGCAGCTGCGGATTCACCGACGAGGACGAGGAACTGCTGTCGATCCTCGCCCAGCACGCGGCGATCGCCCTGACCAACGCCCGCCTGTACGAACGCAGCCGCGAGCTGACCATCGCCGAGGAACGCTCCCGCCTCGCCCACGAACTGCACGACGCGGTCAGCCAGAAGCTGTTCTCGCTCCGGCTCACCGCACAGGCGGCCGCCGCTCTCGTCGACCGCGACCCGGCCCGCGCCAAGGGCGAGCTCCAGCAGGTGGCCGCGCTCGCCGCGGAGGCCGTGGACGAACTGCGCGCCGCCGTCGTCGAGCTGCGCCCGGCCGCGCTCGACGAGGACGGCCTGGTCGCCACCCTCCGTACGCAGATCCAGGTCCTGGACCGGGCCCACAGCGCCGCGGTCACCTTCGAGAGCGCGGGCGTACGGGCCCTGCCCGCCGCTCACGAGGAAGCGCTGCTACGGGTGTCCCAGGAAGCCCTGCACAACGCCCTGCGCCACTCCGGCGCCGGGCGTGTGACCGTCACGCTGGCCCGGCACGGCCCGGACACGCTGCTGCGGATCACCGACGACGGCAGCGGGTTCGACGTCACGGCGGTCCGTCGCGCGGGCCGTCATCTGGGCCTCGTCTCGATGCGCCACCGGGCCGGCAGCGTCGGCGGGAAGCTCACCGTTGAATCGGAGCCCGGCAAGGGCACCACGATCGAGATGGAGGTGCCCGGTGGCTGA
- a CDS encoding HNH endonuclease — MRDTLVLNASFEPLSTVTLNRAVVLILTDKAVVEQSHPRLRMRGAAVDIPVPRVIRLCRYVRVPFRRQAPWSRRGVLIRDQHRCAYCGRRASTVDHVVPRAQGGQDTWLNTVASCAEDNHRKAARTPEQAGMPLLRQPFVPSPADAMLLAMGAGDRSALPEWLDRSAA; from the coding sequence ATGCGTGACACGCTGGTGCTCAATGCGAGCTTCGAGCCGCTGTCGACGGTGACTCTCAACCGTGCGGTGGTACTGATCCTGACGGACAAGGCCGTCGTCGAGCAGTCGCATCCCCGACTCCGTATGCGTGGTGCCGCCGTGGATATTCCGGTGCCCCGGGTGATCAGGCTCTGCCGCTATGTACGGGTGCCGTTCCGAAGACAGGCCCCGTGGTCCAGGAGGGGCGTGCTCATACGCGACCAGCACCGGTGCGCGTACTGCGGACGGCGGGCCAGCACCGTCGACCATGTGGTGCCGCGTGCCCAGGGCGGTCAGGACACCTGGCTGAACACGGTGGCCTCGTGTGCCGAGGACAACCACCGCAAAGCGGCCCGCACGCCCGAGCAGGCGGGGATGCCGCTGCTGCGGCAGCCGTTCGTGCCCTCTCCGGCCGATGCGATGCTGCTGGCGATGGGGGCCGGTGACCGCTCGGCGCTGCCGGAGTGGCTGGACCGGTCGGCGGCGTAG
- a CDS encoding sporulation protein translates to MGFKRLLASMGAGGASVETELTEVNVVPGGVVQGEVRVQGGSVDQQIEGLSVGLQARVEVEGNDQETKQDIEFTKLRLGGAFEVKAGAVHVVPFGLEIPWETPVTMFGGRQLHGMNIGVTTELEIARALDSGDLDPINVHPLPAQQAILDAFGQLGFGFRSADMERGHIRGTRQRLPFYQEIEFFPPQQYRGLNQVELTFVADDREMDVILEMDKKPGLFSEGSDSYRAFKVSLTDFQQTDWAAYLNAWLAQVGGQRNWL, encoded by the coding sequence ATGGGCTTCAAGCGGCTGCTCGCGAGCATGGGTGCCGGTGGCGCTTCGGTGGAGACCGAGCTCACCGAGGTCAACGTCGTCCCCGGTGGGGTCGTCCAGGGTGAGGTGCGGGTCCAGGGCGGATCCGTGGACCAGCAGATCGAGGGGCTCTCCGTCGGTCTGCAGGCGCGGGTCGAGGTCGAGGGCAATGACCAGGAGACCAAGCAGGACATCGAGTTCACCAAGCTTCGTCTCGGTGGTGCCTTCGAGGTGAAGGCCGGTGCCGTGCATGTGGTGCCGTTCGGCCTGGAGATTCCGTGGGAGACGCCGGTCACGATGTTCGGCGGCCGGCAGCTGCACGGGATGAACATCGGCGTGACGACCGAGCTGGAGATCGCCCGCGCGCTGGACTCCGGCGACCTGGACCCGATCAATGTGCACCCGCTGCCCGCACAGCAGGCCATCCTGGACGCTTTCGGGCAGCTGGGCTTCGGCTTCCGCAGTGCCGACATGGAGCGTGGTCACATCCGCGGCACACGTCAGCGGCTGCCGTTCTACCAGGAGATCGAGTTCTTCCCGCCGCAGCAGTACCGCGGGCTGAACCAGGTCGAGCTCACCTTCGTCGCGGACGACCGCGAGATGGACGTCATCCTGGAGATGGACAAGAAGCCGGGGCTCTTCAGCGAGGGCAGCGACTCGTACCGGGCGTTCAAGGTCTCGCTGACCGACTTCCAGCAGACCGACTGGGCGGCGTACCTCAACGCGTGGCTGGCCCAGGTCGGCGGGCAGCGCAACTGGCTCTAG
- a CDS encoding ABC transporter ATP-binding protein → MSDVLELVDVSVVRDGRALVDDVSWSVKEGERWVILGPNGAGKTTLLNIASSYLFPSTGTARVLGEQLGGVGTDVFELRPRIGIAGVAMAEKLPRRQTVLQTVLTAAYGMTATWHENYEAVDEERARAFLDRLGMTDYLERKFGTLSEGERKRTLIARAMMTDPELLLLDEPAAGLDLGGREDLVRRLGRLARDPYAPSMIMVTHHVEEIPPGFTHVLMIRQGKVLALGPMETELSSRNLSLCFGLPLVVEHTGDRYTARGLPLG, encoded by the coding sequence ATGAGCGATGTACTGGAGCTGGTGGACGTATCCGTGGTCCGCGACGGACGCGCTCTGGTGGACGACGTCTCCTGGTCGGTCAAGGAGGGGGAGCGCTGGGTCATCCTCGGCCCGAACGGCGCCGGCAAGACCACCCTCCTCAACATCGCCTCCAGCTACCTCTTCCCGAGCACCGGCACCGCCCGGGTCCTCGGCGAGCAGCTGGGCGGCGTCGGCACCGACGTCTTCGAGCTGCGCCCCCGCATCGGTATCGCGGGCGTGGCCATGGCCGAGAAGCTGCCCCGGCGCCAGACCGTGCTGCAGACGGTGCTCACCGCCGCGTACGGCATGACTGCCACCTGGCACGAGAACTACGAGGCCGTCGACGAGGAGCGCGCCCGCGCCTTCCTCGACCGGCTCGGCATGACGGACTACCTGGAGCGCAAGTTCGGCACGCTCTCCGAGGGCGAGCGCAAGCGCACCCTGATCGCCCGCGCCATGATGACCGACCCCGAGCTGCTGCTCCTCGACGAGCCCGCCGCCGGGCTCGACCTCGGCGGCCGCGAGGACCTGGTCCGCCGCCTCGGCCGGCTCGCCCGCGACCCGTACGCCCCCTCCATGATCATGGTCACCCACCATGTCGAGGAGATCCCGCCCGGTTTCACCCATGTTCTGATGATCCGCCAGGGCAAGGTGCTCGCGCTCGGCCCCATGGAGACCGAGCTCAGCTCCCGCAACCTCTCCCTCTGCTTCGGTCTGCCGCTCGTCGTCGAGCACACCGGCGACCGGTACACGGCGCGCGGTCTGCCGCTCGGCTGA
- a CDS encoding YbhB/YbcL family Raf kinase inhibitor-like protein, protein MTEPKRAPLPHDFHPEVPSFTVVSEDLAPGAVLADAQVLAAGNTSPQLRWEGHPEGTRSFAVTCFDPDAPTGSGFWHWVVFDIPASVTELPAGAGSGTFEGLPQGAVQVRNDYGSKDFGGAAPPAGENHRYVFTVYAVDSERLGIDSEVSPAVAGFNLRFHTLGRAQLVGEYTGPAGD, encoded by the coding sequence GTGACCGAGCCGAAGAGGGCGCCGTTGCCGCACGACTTCCATCCCGAGGTCCCCTCGTTCACCGTGGTGAGCGAGGATCTCGCGCCGGGGGCGGTGCTGGCGGACGCGCAGGTGCTCGCGGCGGGGAACACTTCGCCGCAGCTGCGGTGGGAGGGCCACCCGGAGGGGACCCGGAGCTTCGCCGTGACGTGTTTCGACCCGGACGCCCCGACGGGCAGCGGGTTCTGGCACTGGGTGGTCTTCGACATCCCCGCATCCGTCACGGAGCTGCCGGCCGGTGCGGGCAGCGGAACGTTCGAGGGTCTGCCCCAGGGCGCCGTACAGGTCCGCAACGACTACGGGTCGAAGGACTTCGGCGGTGCCGCGCCCCCGGCCGGGGAGAACCACCGCTATGTGTTCACCGTGTACGCGGTGGACAGCGAGAGGCTGGGGATCGACAGCGAGGTGTCCCCCGCGGTGGCCGGATTCAATCTGCGGTTCCACACGCTCGGCCGTGCTCAGCTGGTCGGGGAGTACACGGGTCCCGCCGGCGATTAG
- a CDS encoding response regulator, whose amino-acid sequence MADKIIRVLLVDDHQVVRRGLRTFLEIQDDIEVVGEAADGAEGVARTEELRPDVVLMDIKMPGTDGIEALRKLRELDNPAKVLIVTSFTEQRTVVPALRAGASGYVYKDVDPDALAGAIRSVHAGHVLLQPEVAGALLAQDDAGNGTGRGSTLTEREREVLGLIADGRSNREIARALVLSEKTVKTHVSNILMKLDLADRTQAALWAVRHGAAG is encoded by the coding sequence GTGGCTGACAAGATCATCAGGGTGCTGCTGGTCGACGACCACCAGGTGGTACGCCGCGGCCTGCGTACGTTTCTGGAGATCCAGGACGACATAGAGGTCGTCGGCGAGGCCGCCGACGGCGCCGAGGGCGTGGCCAGGACGGAGGAGCTACGGCCCGACGTCGTGCTGATGGACATCAAGATGCCCGGAACCGACGGCATCGAGGCCCTGCGCAAGCTCCGCGAGCTGGACAACCCCGCCAAGGTCCTCATCGTCACCAGCTTCACCGAGCAGCGCACGGTGGTCCCCGCCCTGCGCGCGGGCGCCTCCGGTTACGTGTACAAGGACGTCGACCCGGACGCCCTGGCCGGCGCCATCCGCTCCGTCCACGCGGGCCACGTCCTGCTCCAGCCGGAGGTCGCCGGGGCGCTCCTGGCCCAGGACGACGCGGGCAACGGCACGGGCCGGGGGAGCACCCTCACCGAACGGGAACGGGAAGTGCTGGGCCTCATCGCCGACGGCCGTTCCAACCGCGAGATCGCGCGTGCCCTGGTCCTCTCCGAGAAGACCGTCAAGACGCATGTGTCGAACATCCTGATGAAGCTGGATCTGGCGGACAGGACCCAGGCGGCTCTCTGGGCCGTACGCCACGGCGCCGCAGGCTGA
- a CDS encoding transglycosylase SLT domain-containing protein, which yields MSASSIPGRRRRLNKTQKLSVAGVSALGAAALVFSLVPSNAEAESTPAALSAAPVAFTSAGSVPQAKTVQASIIEQHSTAEQLVKAADAVKAKAAAVKAKAAADAQAKVKAAAEVKAKAAAEAKAKSAAKAKADAKKRTAQAASRSAARTPVFANNLDGWIKEALSIMKAKGIPGSYDGLHRNIMRESTGNPNAINGWDINAQNGVPSIGLLQIIKPTFDAYHVSGTPHSQYDPVANLTAAANYAADKYGSIDNVNSAY from the coding sequence ATGTCCGCGTCCAGCATTCCCGGCCGTCGCCGTCGTCTGAACAAGACCCAGAAGCTCTCCGTCGCCGGTGTTTCCGCACTCGGCGCCGCCGCCCTCGTGTTCTCCCTCGTCCCGTCCAACGCCGAGGCCGAGAGCACCCCCGCGGCCCTGTCCGCCGCTCCGGTGGCCTTCACGTCGGCCGGCAGCGTCCCGCAGGCCAAGACCGTGCAGGCCAGCATCATCGAGCAGCACTCCACCGCCGAGCAGCTGGTGAAGGCCGCCGACGCCGTGAAGGCCAAGGCCGCGGCGGTGAAGGCGAAGGCAGCGGCCGACGCGCAGGCGAAGGTCAAGGCCGCCGCCGAGGTCAAGGCCAAGGCAGCCGCCGAGGCGAAGGCGAAGTCCGCCGCGAAGGCCAAGGCCGACGCGAAGAAGCGCACCGCCCAGGCCGCGAGCCGCTCGGCCGCACGTACCCCCGTCTTCGCCAACAACCTGGACGGATGGATCAAGGAAGCCCTCTCCATCATGAAGGCCAAGGGCATCCCCGGCTCGTACGACGGACTGCACCGCAACATCATGCGGGAGTCCACCGGCAACCCGAACGCCATCAACGGCTGGGACATCAACGCCCAGAACGGCGTCCCCTCGATCGGCCTGCTCCAGATCATCAAGCCGACCTTCGACGCCTACCACGTCTCCGGTACGCCGCACAGCCAGTACGACCCGGTCGCCAACCTCACCGCCGCGGCCAACTACGCCGCCGACAAGTACGGCTCGATCGACAACGTCAACAGCGCGTACTGA
- a CDS encoding DNA-3-methyladenine glycosylase, translating into MNVEDLAHPAEEVAPELLGAVLTHETPEGTVSITITETEAYSGAADPASHAYRGRTPRNAAMFGPAGHLYVYRSHGLHWCANIVTGTEGIATAVLIRAGRVVEGEDLARERRGANVESPRLARGPGNFCRALGITAEHNGADLLTGASVVLSDGEPVPAALVRAGPRVGVSKAHDWQHRFYLAGDPTVSAYRLSPRAKPSAGA; encoded by the coding sequence ATGAACGTCGAGGATCTCGCCCACCCCGCCGAGGAAGTCGCCCCCGAACTGCTCGGTGCCGTCCTCACCCACGAGACACCCGAGGGAACCGTGAGTATCACCATCACGGAGACCGAGGCGTACTCCGGTGCGGCCGACCCCGCCTCCCACGCCTACCGGGGCAGGACACCCCGAAACGCCGCCATGTTCGGGCCCGCGGGACACCTGTACGTCTACCGGTCCCACGGTCTCCACTGGTGCGCCAACATCGTCACCGGCACAGAGGGCATCGCCACGGCTGTCCTCATCCGGGCAGGCAGGGTCGTGGAAGGGGAAGACCTGGCCCGCGAGCGGCGAGGGGCGAACGTCGAGAGCCCACGTCTCGCGCGGGGCCCGGGGAACTTCTGCCGGGCGCTCGGCATCACGGCGGAGCACAACGGGGCAGACCTGCTGACAGGCGCCTCGGTCGTGCTCTCCGACGGCGAGCCGGTACCCGCCGCACTCGTCCGGGCCGGTCCTCGGGTGGGCGTGAGCAAAGCCCACGACTGGCAGCACCGCTTCTACCTCGCCGGTGATCCGACGGTCTCGGCGTACCGGCTGAGCCCGAGAGCCAAGCCGTCCGCCGGAGCCTGA